In one Rutidosis leptorrhynchoides isolate AG116_Rl617_1_P2 chromosome 8, CSIRO_AGI_Rlap_v1, whole genome shotgun sequence genomic region, the following are encoded:
- the LOC139863131 gene encoding uncharacterized protein, with protein sequence MIVDEIHKGSCGLHSGSRTVTERIKRLGFGIPNEIFSDNSTQFEGNPFRSWCQDLNIKQCFTSVAHPHANCQCEVTNRDIVHAIKARLGMKLSGWVDELPKVLWAHRTTHKNSTGETPFSLVYGLEAVIPAEITILTERVLSYSEVENDERLRTNLNYAEERRKMPAIREATNKQRIAKYYDKRVRARTYKVGDLLWCNNQASLRVIQSSGPSMLPHLKNAKCNIENRRIDHSPTLSRFTCNY encoded by the exons ATGATTGTTGACGAGATTCACAAAGGATCTTGCGGGTTACATTCTGGGTCGAGGACAGTCACCGAGAGGATTAAACGGCTAGG GTTCGGCATACCTAACGAAATTTTCAGTGACAATAGCACACAATTTGAAGGCAACCCCTTCCGCAGCTGGTGTCAGGATTTGAACATCAAACAATGTTTCACCTCCGTCGCGCACCCTCACGCTAATTGCCAATGTGAGGTTACGAATAGAGATATTGTACACGCCATCAAAGCAAGGTTGGGAATGAAGCTCAGCGGATGGGTGGATGAGTTACCCAAAGTCCTATGGGCACATAGAACAACGCACAAGAACAGCACAGGAGAAACACCGTTCAGTTTGGTATACGGTTTAGAGGCGGTGATCCCGGCAGAAATAACCATCCTAACAGAAAGAGTTCTGTCATACAGTGAGGTTGAAAATGACGAAAGGCTGCGCACCAATTTGAATTATGCGGAGGAGCGCAGGAAAATGCCCGCAATCCGTGAAGCAACCAACAAACAACGCATTGCAAAATATTACGACAAGCGCGTGAGGGCAAGAACTTACAAGGTAGGAGATCTTTTGTGGTGCAACAACCAAGCGAGCTTAAGGGTAATCCAATCAAGCGGACCTAGCATGCTACCGCACTTAAAAAATGCTAAATGTAATATAGAAAATAGGAGAATTGATCACTCACCTACTTTGTCTAGATTTACATGTAATTACTAA
- the LOC139863132 gene encoding uncharacterized protein — protein MKALLKDLLTLTAPIAGETLILYLAVSKEAVSSILVVERGDAQMPIYFVSKAFSRSELNYLPIEKLPEISGRLTKWAIELDEHEIAYCARSAIKGQVMANYLAETVADMPVICDPEQLLASSPKLWELYTDGASSSEGAGAGLVLTGPHREEHTYESRFNFKVTNNEAEYEALLAGMRIARELGVKKLQAYVDSQLVANQIIVTLDANDKSMQSYLALVHSLADTFVDFIISQIPRSQNKQVDVLNTLAALTFNHLEKKILVEQVFKKSTEPETTVASVEEEEATWKTEIIEFLRTGSLPKGEKEAMKIRVKAPNYELRGEILY, from the exons ATGAAGGCGCTCCTCAAAGATCTCCTTACGTTAACAGCGCCTATCGCAGGTGAGACCCTGATACTTTACCTTGCGGTGTCTAAGGAAGCTGTTAGTTCCATCCTTGTTGTCGAGAGGGGAGATGCCCAAATGCCAATATACTTCGTCAGCAAAGCATTTTCAAGAAGCGAGTTAAACTATCTCCCCATAGAAAAACTC CCAGAGATATCAGGGAGATTGACCAAATGGGCGATAGAGCTGGACGAGCATGAAATCGCGTACTGCGCCAGAAGCGCTATTAAGGGACAGGTCATGGCTAACTATCTGGCCGAAACAGTCGCTGATATGCCTGTAATCTGTGACCCCGAACAACTCCTCGCGTCTTCTCCTAAACTATGGGAGCTCTATACCGATGGTGCATCAAGCTCTGAGGGAGCTGGCGCAGGTCTAGTTCTCACAGGTCCACATCGAGAAGAGCATACATACGAGTCACGGTTCAACTTCAAGGTGACAAACAACGAGGCAGAATATGAGGCACTACTGGCTGGAATGCGCATAGCCCGGGAATTAGGAGTAAAAAAGCTACAAGCCTATGTGGATTCACAATTAGTCGCTAATCAGATAATTGTCACACTCGACGCCAATGACAAATCCATGCAATCATACCTGGCTCTGGTCCACTCACTAGCTGATACATTCGTGGACTTCATAATCAGTCAAATCCCTAGGAGTCAGAACAAACAGGTAGATGTACTCAATACGCTGGCAGCTCTCACCTTCAACCATTTGGAAAAGAAAATATTAGTGGAGCAAGTTTTCAAGAAATCCACCGAGCCGGAGACAACAGTTGCGTCAGTCGAAGAGGAAGAGGCGACTTGGAAGACAGAAATCATAGAATTCCTGCGGACTGGGTCTTTACCCAAAGGAGAGAAGGAAGCAATGAAGATTAGGGTGAAAGCGCCAAATTATGAACTACGAGGGGAAATCCTATATTGA